Within Anopheles nili chromosome 3, idAnoNiliSN_F5_01, whole genome shotgun sequence, the genomic segment GATCATAGTGGCAATCGAGCAGCTCAATCAACTCCGTGCGTTCATCTTCCTTCAACTCAGCAATATCGTTAATGATTTCTTCCATTCCTTCTCGTTTCTTCTCCAGCCAAACTTGACGCAGAGATTCGTAATCGTGGCCACATTCTGCCAGTACTCGTCTATAAGTAACAGCCTTTACCCTGCAATATCATAATAGTTCTTATAAATCGTGTCCTCAACATCGTAACAACAACTATCGCAATAGGAGATACTTACCTATGGTAGATTGTCGTCTTAAAGTAGAGCAAAAATACTGGTCTTAATGAATTTTGACGCACAAGAATCTTCTCTTGCTCGTCAAGTTCGGAAATTTCAGAGGAAATGGGCGAAGCAAATTCACACAGCACAGTGCACATCTTTTCACGGTCCTCTTCAGTTAAAGGACGGGATGCAACAACACCAGTGGAGTTTTCTTCATTCTTAGAATCTTCCTTCTCCACGACATCTGCAGAATGTTCAGCATTGTCGGTTAGCTGCTCACTCTCGTCCTTCACGGTTTCGATTGTGGCGGATGAATCTGTAGTTTCCTCCGATTCGGCTTTGCAATTGGATTCGGATTCCGTTGGCGAAGGAACTGGCGTCAGTTCGATGTTTCCTTTCGGTTCAGCTAgttgaaaaaggaaaggaaattgTAACCTCGATCATGCAAGCCACATGCTGACACGTCGGCCATCTTGAGCCTAGTATAAAATGGGGCTTCCGCCATTGTACTCACCCGTTGCTAAGCATCTGGAAATTTCGAACGCCATTCTGGCTCGGTAGGCTGCATTTCCCTCAAATCCTTCCCGAGATCCTTCCTTCTCGTTCAACACGATCATTGCCAATTGTCGGATCGTTAGATACTTAATCGTCTTGGTGCATCGATCCTCGGCGAGTTTGAAGCCGTTTGCGAACGATTTCACGGACTCGGCGAAGCGATCTAACAACTTGTACTTCTTCAACGCTTCAATGACCATATATGGGACGAACTTGCGTTGTTCGTGGTACACCAGTACTATGCCTTCAGATCCTTCATCTTCGCGAAGCCGCGCCTCAAGCCAGTCAATGAACTCATTTAACACCGCAATTTCCATCTTGGTCTTCATGACGCGGTACGTCTGCATGCTTTTCAGCATTCGGAAGAATCCAACCGTGATCACACGAACCTGGTGCCGTTGACGAGCAGCTGGGTTCAGATTCATCAGCGGCATAATATACTGCGCATATTGTCGATCCGGCGTGAAAGCCGAGATCTGGACAATCTCATCGATAAGTCTACGACCCGTCGTATCTATATCGATACCAATCAGAGTGTATTTGCCATGCGGAAGCGGATTTGTGTTGATCGAAAGATCGGTTTTATCGAACTTTGACGATAGCACTCCTGTCGGAGTATCACATTCGTCAAAGCTGCTGTCCTCGTATTGCTGATCCTCGACATCCGCTTTCGATTCCTCCATTCCGACAACCATTTTGTACAAGCTACGCATTAAATGTAATTGCTAAAATTAACGATTTCTGGCACCTCGAACCGGTTAATATGTCCTTACCTGTATTGAAATGCACTCAACGAGAATAATGTACAAAAAACTTATCTTTCTGGTGTAGTTGACGCACACAGAAAACTGATTATGATGCTGAAAATTTTTTCGATATTTCAAGAAAATAACTAAGCTGCTTCCAGAGCACTTTCACCGATATGTTTCTTCTACAATCGTTAGAATAGAAATGGTCCTGTCGGGATGTGCACCTTAGGCTTAAGGCTTCGATCGTTTGTTACCTTGAATCCGGTTAGTGAACCCGAGTATTTTAAAAAGAGATGACTATATTCCGATctaaagtttttttagatcgatttCACTATTTGAATCATGATGAAAAGgctttaaatttactattCAACGACTATGACATGAACATGATAACAATAATTGCCATAATCTGACCTTTTGCTTAAGACAATATCACTTATTTGATTCAAAAATTTCTTTGGCGATAAATCGATTTTAACAATATTAAACATTGCCGATAATTTTGATCAGTATTTTACACATACTCAAAAACTAAAACTaatgaagaaacaaatcatttttgatttaatattaCAAAACGttggtttaaaaatttattatcaaTTTCGTTGGTGATTAACAATCTAGAGAATCGACATTTAGtcaatataataaaaataaattctcgGGAATTCTCAGAACCACTGGAAACGTAATAATATATTCGaatgaaattcaataaagtaCTAAATgtagttaatttttttttcttttattctacTATCTTGAAATATCGAGACATTTAAACATAATATAAcaacaatatatatatatatatatatatatatatatatatatatatatatatatatatatatatatatatatatatatatatatatatatatataattaaataatataaatacaaaataacataaataaaaacgaaacaaatattgcaaaaaatcaTCGTATATTTGTATCAGCATAGCAACATAACTTTCCAGAAGTCTGCTTTCTATTGCTGTATCTTTCATCAATTAATAATTGTAACATAATTCATTCGATGTCTAATTGAAAGCTACGTAAGATATGCCGTCTCCTATCGGTACAGATTAAAATGGTGTTTCACATCAAACACAAATGTCTCAGAGTAAAACCGATTGCCACCTAATTCAGAGCAGATCTGTATGAAAAGCGCGCATTTTTCATACGATCTGTATCCACTGAACTCTACTGCCAATCTCTACAACTAATCTCAACTCTACAACAATTGAAAATGATATAATGCTTGCACCTAATCCTTAAAAGCGACGAAAATTGTACCGTACGAAAGGGCTTACGAGCTGTTCCGCAATTCTAGTAGAAtggtttgaaaatatttctttttccaatcTGATATCTTTTAAACGATCCTGCATCTCCTGACCCTACATATTTTAAGTAGCCTCTTTGGCTTAGGTATCGCTAGGGACTGATTGATATTGGGTATTGTACCGATTCGAGTTCGAGTAcgaatgatgatggttggtgTTATGAGGTTTCATCGGTTGCTGGTTCTGTTGTACACCAGCC encodes:
- the LOC128726186 gene encoding maternal protein exuperantia-like → MVVGMEESKADVEDQQYEDSSFDECDTPTGVLSSKFDKTDLSINTNPLPHGKYTLIGIDIDTTGRRLIDEIVQISAFTPDRQYAQYIMPLMNLNPAARQRHQVRVITVGFFRMLKSMQTYRVMKTKMEIAVLNEFIDWLEARLREDEGSEGIVLVYHEQRKFVPYMVIEALKKYKLLDRFAESVKSFANGFKLAEDRCTKTIKYLTIRQLAMIVLNEKEGSREGFEGNAAYRARMAFEISRCLATAEPKGNIELTPVPSPTESESNCKAESEETTDSSATIETVKDESEQLTDNAEHSADVVEKEDSKNEENSTGVVASRPLTEEDREKMCTVLCEFASPISSEISELDEQEKILVRQNSLRPVFLLYFKTTIYHRVKAVTYRRVLAECGHDYESLRQVWLEKKREGMEEIINDIAELKEDERTELIELLDCHYDPDKQAFKPVVKRMKRRPSRGNPFFSNKNGNVPQNQNGNSQMVKENRKPFRNFQSNQNNISHNGNNMNNSVVKHQNHHHQQQQQPQQQQQFYNNQSSPENGMRNGGSPGKRFYQRNSRRRRGGNNQAQAGVQQNQQPMKPHNTNHHHSYSNSNRYNTQYQPVPSHA